One genomic region from Magnetofaba australis IT-1 encodes:
- a CDS encoding multiheme c-type cytochrome encodes MNRFFKILRWSSLALVMGLSLFATPSAQANNAEEMAAAKVEIPEEVRKANKSCYKCHGDEDEKTYEMDDGSEKFIFVEPEPFDHSVHGKQECKGCHANVELERGEHEENLPITVGCVDCHMKNWEEAKKNGSANKERLAVVVTQIESYMHSVHAQPKRGDQSKTNAACKDCHNAHNVGALGSEVKAERRVQMADICGACHEKQKEQYKTSIHGVELLEKGNNKSAVCADCHTTHNIASPDDDQVKLTITKSCGNCHEKSYETYMHSYHGQVNRLGYAHTAKCYDCHGSHDLKAVKDPTSKVHINNRLKTCNECHKDAPEGFLGFHAHGDPNDFEKYPGIYITAKFMTALIIGVFLFFWTHVLLWFYREYQDRKQGKGYFVDHANPANETIYVRRFTAWWRTIHLLFAVSTMTLVMTGSTLLFSHTPWAPIVMDMLGGPKVEAIIHRTAAVTWLTVFFLHFLTAVYNITKAGKKFRWFGPTSMIPNWQDLKDVIAMFKWFFGFAERPTFDRWAYWQKFDYWAPFWGAAVIGLSGVMLFAPTVTAKFLPGFMFNIATIVHAEEALLATMFLFTVHFFNAHFRPDRFPMSTTIFTGAIPLEEFKHEHAREYERLKASGELEKHLVSKPSKLVARGSKLLATILILAGLTLLTLVTWGYVSSW; translated from the coding sequence ATGAACCGCTTTTTCAAGATTCTCAGATGGAGTTCCCTGGCCCTGGTCATGGGTCTATCCCTGTTCGCCACGCCCAGCGCCCAGGCCAACAACGCCGAAGAGATGGCGGCGGCCAAAGTTGAAATCCCCGAAGAGGTGCGCAAAGCCAACAAGAGCTGCTACAAGTGCCACGGCGACGAAGATGAGAAGACCTACGAGATGGATGATGGGTCGGAGAAATTCATCTTCGTCGAGCCTGAGCCGTTCGACCATAGCGTGCATGGCAAGCAAGAGTGTAAAGGCTGCCACGCCAATGTGGAGCTCGAGCGCGGCGAGCATGAAGAGAATCTCCCCATCACCGTGGGCTGCGTCGACTGCCACATGAAAAATTGGGAGGAGGCGAAGAAAAACGGCTCCGCAAATAAAGAGCGCTTGGCGGTGGTGGTTACTCAGATCGAAAGCTACATGCATTCGGTCCACGCCCAACCCAAACGCGGCGACCAGAGCAAGACCAACGCGGCGTGTAAGGATTGCCACAACGCCCACAACGTCGGCGCGCTGGGCAGCGAAGTCAAAGCCGAGCGCCGCGTGCAGATGGCCGATATCTGCGGCGCCTGCCATGAGAAGCAGAAAGAGCAGTACAAAACCTCCATTCACGGCGTGGAGCTGCTGGAAAAAGGCAACAACAAGTCCGCCGTCTGCGCCGACTGCCACACCACCCACAATATCGCCTCGCCCGATGATGATCAGGTCAAACTGACCATCACCAAGAGCTGCGGCAACTGCCATGAAAAGTCGTATGAGACCTACATGCACTCCTATCACGGTCAGGTGAACCGTCTCGGTTACGCCCACACCGCCAAGTGCTACGACTGCCACGGCAGCCACGACCTCAAAGCGGTCAAGGATCCCACCTCCAAGGTGCACATCAACAACCGCCTGAAGACCTGTAACGAGTGCCACAAGGACGCCCCCGAAGGGTTCCTGGGCTTCCACGCCCATGGCGACCCCAACGACTTTGAGAAGTACCCGGGCATCTACATCACCGCCAAGTTCATGACCGCCCTGATCATCGGCGTGTTCCTGTTCTTCTGGACCCACGTGCTGCTGTGGTTCTATCGCGAATACCAGGACCGCAAGCAGGGCAAGGGCTACTTTGTCGACCACGCCAACCCCGCCAACGAAACGATTTACGTGCGTCGCTTCACCGCTTGGTGGCGCACCATCCACCTGCTGTTCGCCGTGAGCACCATGACCCTGGTGATGACCGGCTCCACCCTGCTGTTCTCACACACCCCGTGGGCGCCGATTGTGATGGATATGCTGGGCGGCCCCAAAGTGGAAGCGATCATCCACCGCACTGCGGCGGTGACCTGGCTGACGGTGTTCTTCCTGCACTTCCTCACCGCGGTGTATAACATCACCAAAGCGGGCAAGAAGTTCCGTTGGTTCGGCCCCACCTCCATGATCCCCAACTGGCAGGATCTCAAGGACGTGATCGCCATGTTCAAGTGGTTCTTCGGCTTCGCCGAGCGGCCCACCTTCGACCGCTGGGCCTACTGGCAGAAGTTCGACTACTGGGCGCCGTTCTGGGGCGCCGCCGTGATCGGTCTGTCGGGCGTGATGCTGTTCGCTCCCACCGTGACGGCCAAGTTCCTGCCGGGCTTCATGTTCAACATCGCCACCATCGTGCACGCCGAAGAGGCGCTGCTGGCGACCATGTTCCTGTTCACGGTGCACTTCTTCAACGCGCACTTCCGCCCGGACCGCTTCCCCATGAGCACCACCATCTTCACCGGCGCGATCCCCTTGGAGGAGTTCAAGCACGAGCATGCGCGCGAGTACGAGCGCCTCAAAGCCTCCGGCGAATTGGAGAAGCACTTGGTCTCCAAACCGTCCAAACTGGTGGCGCGCGGCTCCAAGCTGCTGGCGAC
- the yaaA gene encoding peroxide stress protein YaaA yields the protein MLAVISPAKKLDMTPATGAPTPSEPAFLDHTQELMKILRPMRVDQVGALMHLSDNLAQLNFDRYQSFPAQLNDDNAKAAALAFRGDTYVGLNADTLSADDFAFAQDHLRILSGLYGILRPLDRMAAYRLEMGTKLANPRGKDLYAFWGDVLVEALNAATEGHADRTLVNLASTEYFKAVRHKKLAGPLVTPIFKEIKNGRASVVGVLAKRARGAMARYIIDNRLDSPEPLKEYAEEGYAFRPELSNASDWVFTRETA from the coding sequence ATGCTGGCAGTGATATCCCCCGCCAAGAAGCTCGACATGACCCCCGCCACCGGCGCGCCGACGCCGTCAGAGCCCGCTTTTTTGGACCATACGCAGGAGTTGATGAAAATTCTGCGCCCCATGCGCGTGGATCAAGTGGGCGCGCTGATGCACTTGAGCGACAATCTGGCGCAATTGAACTTCGACCGTTATCAAAGCTTCCCGGCGCAATTGAACGACGACAACGCCAAAGCGGCGGCGCTGGCGTTTCGCGGCGACACCTACGTAGGCCTCAACGCCGACACCCTCTCCGCCGATGACTTCGCCTTCGCCCAGGACCATCTGCGCATCCTCTCCGGGCTCTACGGCATTCTGCGCCCGCTGGACCGCATGGCCGCCTACCGCCTGGAGATGGGAACCAAACTGGCTAATCCGCGCGGCAAGGATCTCTACGCTTTCTGGGGCGACGTGCTGGTGGAGGCGCTCAATGCCGCCACCGAGGGCCACGCCGACCGCACTCTGGTGAATCTGGCCTCCACCGAGTATTTCAAAGCCGTGCGGCATAAGAAGCTGGCCGGACCACTGGTGACGCCCATCTTCAAAGAGATCAAGAATGGCCGCGCCTCAGTGGTGGGGGTTTTGGCCAAACGGGCGCGCGGGGCCATGGCGCGCTATATCATCGACAACCGTTTGGACTCCCCTGAGCCACTTAAGGAGTACGCTGAGGAGGGCTACGCCTTCCGCCCGGAACTCTCCAACGCCAGCGACTGGGTCTTCACCCGCGAGACGGCCTGA